In one Umezawaea sp. Da 62-37 genomic region, the following are encoded:
- a CDS encoding DegT/DnrJ/EryC1/StrS family aminotransferase — translation MTTLPFFPPDLFEQDRQALLDIVHEHGTGPSQKFILGERTAALEEALKASTGAKHMIACGSATGALELCVRALGIGPGDEVVVPAFCCQPVASAVINIGATPVFADVDPWTMVMDPEQVPSLITERTRALMPAHIFSIMADMPGFVELGKRYGIPVIEDSAVAEGAVLDGVPAGRWGDLGVFSFFQVKAFGTAGEGGMVLTDDDELAEVVRMLRNHGQDGRTRFTHHRIGQNSRFDEILASFQLHRLPSFPDRLERRARIADYYTERFAPLADRGVLAPPAGRDGRCYYVYSLLVKRREDLRAYLSERQIGTHVYYPVPLPLQPAFSPWAAEGRSWPNAEQVSARNLGIPIWPHLTDGDVEFIADSVCEFFE, via the coding sequence ACGGCACCGGGCCGTCGCAGAAGTTCATCCTCGGTGAGCGGACCGCCGCCCTGGAGGAGGCGCTGAAGGCAAGCACCGGCGCCAAGCACATGATCGCGTGCGGCAGCGCGACCGGAGCGCTGGAACTGTGCGTGCGGGCGTTGGGCATCGGGCCCGGCGACGAGGTGGTCGTGCCCGCGTTCTGCTGCCAGCCGGTGGCCAGCGCCGTGATCAACATCGGCGCGACGCCGGTGTTCGCCGACGTGGACCCGTGGACCATGGTGATGGACCCGGAGCAGGTGCCGTCGTTGATCACCGAGCGGACCAGGGCGCTGATGCCCGCGCACATCTTCTCGATCATGGCCGACATGCCGGGGTTCGTGGAACTCGGCAAGCGGTACGGGATACCGGTGATCGAGGACTCCGCGGTGGCCGAGGGCGCGGTGCTCGACGGTGTGCCGGCGGGCCGGTGGGGCGACCTCGGCGTGTTCTCCTTCTTCCAGGTCAAGGCTTTCGGCACGGCGGGCGAGGGCGGGATGGTCCTCACCGACGACGACGAACTGGCCGAGGTCGTCCGGATGCTGCGCAACCACGGCCAGGACGGCAGGACCCGGTTCACCCACCACCGGATCGGCCAGAACAGCCGCTTCGACGAGATCCTCGCGTCGTTCCAGCTGCACCGGCTGCCCTCGTTCCCCGACCGGCTGGAACGGCGCGCGCGGATCGCCGACTACTACACCGAGCGGTTCGCCCCGCTGGCCGACCGGGGCGTGCTGGCGCCGCCGGCCGGCCGCGACGGCCGCTGCTACTACGTCTACTCGCTGCTGGTGAAGCGGCGCGAGGACCTGCGCGCGTACCTCAGCGAGCGGCAGATCGGCACGCACGTGTACTACCCGGTTCCGCTGCCGCTGCAACCCGCGTTCTCCCCTTGGGCGGCGGAGGGCCGGAGCTGGCCGAACGCCGAACAGGTGAGTGCGCGCAACCTCGGCATCCCGATCTGGCCGCACCTGACCGACGGGGACGTCGAGTTCAT